From a single Labrus bergylta chromosome 14, fLabBer1.1, whole genome shotgun sequence genomic region:
- the grik1a gene encoding glutamate receptor ionotropic, kainate 1 isoform X2, with the protein MLCHGVTICGEIARSTMEERKRLFFYLLLSAQLCLSSTQVLRIGGIFETRESELVSVDELAFKFAVNSINRNKTLMPNTTLTYDIQRINLFDGFEASRRVCDQLALGVVAVFGPSHSSSVSAVQSICNALEVPHIQTRWKHPSVDNKDTFFINLYPEYTAIARAILDVVTFFKWRKLTVVYEDSTGLMRMQELIKAPAKFNLKIKIRQLTPGNQDARPLLKELKKDKEFFILFDCSYRMAAELLKQLSSMGMMTEYYHFFFTTLDLFALDLEPYRYSGVNMTGFRLLNVDDPYVASTMDKWAMERLQGPKQESGLVDGIMTTDAALMYDAVFMVAVASQRATQMTVSSLQCHRHKPWRFGPRFMNLFKEAQWEGLTGHIVLNKTDGLRRDFDLDIISLKEDGTARGVTEGVSRLTKRWIKIAVWNSYKGMNLTESSRDKNNNVTDSLANRTLIVTTILENPYVMYKKSEKELSGNDRFEGYCLDLLKELSNILGFTYEVKLVGDGKYGAQNDKGEWNGMVRELIDHVADLAVAPLTITYVREKVIDFSKPFMTLGISILYRKPNGTNPGVFSFLNPLSPDIWMYVLLACTGVSCVLFVIARFTPYEWYNPHPCNPSSTLIQNNFTLLNSFWFGVGALMRQGSELMPKALSTRIVGGIWWFFTLIIISSYTANLAAFLTVERMDAPIDSADDLAKQTRIEYGAVRDGSTMTFFKKSKISTYEKMWAFMSSRKNTALVKNNREGITRVLTTDYAMLMESTSIEYISQRNCNLTQIGGLIDSKGYGVGTPIGSPYRDKVTIAILQLQEEGKLHMMKEKWWRGNGCPEEDNKEANALGVENIGGIFIVLAAGLVLSVFVAIGEFIYKARRNADIEEAFCFFYGVQSRQFQRRGSTSSSGTSLSTDLESGRLLGDDTD; encoded by the exons ATGCTCTGTCATGGTGTCACTATCTGCGGTGAGATTGCCCGGAGCACTatggaggaaagaaagagactTTTCTTCTATCTTCTCCTCTCGGCGCAGCTCTGCCTGAGCTCTACACAAGTCCTTAGAATCG GTGGTATTTTTGAGACCCGGGAGAGTGAGTTAGTGAGTGTGGACGAGCTGGCGTTCAAGTTTGCTGTAAATAGCATAAACCGCAACAAGACCCTGATGCCCAACACCACACTGACCTACGACATCCAGAGGATCAACCTGTTCGATGGCTTTGAGGCTTCCAGGAGAG TGTGTGACCAGCTGGCTCTTGGGGTGGTTGCGGTGTTTGGCCCCTCTCACAGCTCTTCTGTCAGTGCTGTTCAGTCCATCTGCAATGCCCTGGAGGTCCCTCACATACAGACCCGCTGGAAACACCCATCAGTGGACAACAAAGACACTTTCTTCATCAACCTGTATCCAGAGTACACGGCCATCGCCAGGGCCATCCTGGACGTGGTCACATTCTTCAAATGGAGGAAGCTAACAGTGGTCTATGAGGACAGCACGG GTCTGATGCGGATGCAGGAACTGATCAAGGCTCCTGCCAAGTTCAACCTAAAGATTAAGATCCGCCAGCTGACCCCGGGTAACCAAGACGCCCGCCCGCTGCTCAAGGAactgaagaaagacaaagaattcTTTATACTTTTTGACTGCTCCTACCGTATGGCTGCAGAGCTCCTTAAGCAG CTTTCATCTATGGGAATGATGACGGAGTACTACCATTTCTTCTTCACGACTTTG GATTTGTTTGCGTTGGACTTGGAGCCGTACCGCTACAGCGGGGTCAACATGACTGGCTTCAGACTGCTGAATGTTGACGACCCATATGTGGCCTCAACCATGGACAAGTGGGCAATGGAAAGACTGCAGGGTCCCAAACAAGAGAGCGGCCTTGTGGATGGAATCATGACT ACAGACGCGGCCCTGATGTATGACGCCGTGTTCATGGTTGCTGTAGCATCCCAGCGAGCCACTCAAATGACCGTCAGCTCCCTGCAGTGTCACCGCCACAAACCCTGGCGCTTCGGACCTCGCTTCATGAACCTCTTCAAAGAG gcaCAGTGGGAGGGACTGACGGGGCACATTGTTCTTAATAAGACAGATGGCCTGAGGAGAGACTTTGATTTGGACATCATCAGCCTGAAAGAGGATGGCACTGCCAGG GGAGTTACGGAGGGTGTAAGTCGGCTCACGAAAAGATGGATCAAG ATTGCTGTGTGGAACTCGTACAAGGGGATGAACCTGACGGAGTCCAGCCGAGACAAGAATAACAATGTGACCGACTCCCTGGCTAACAGGACTCTTATTGTCACTACCATTCTG gaAAATCCGTATGTGATGTAtaaaaagtctgaaaaggagctgtCTGGGAATGATCGCTTCGAGGGATACTGCCTGGACCTTTTGAAAGAGCTCTCCAACATCTTGGGTTTTACGTATGAAGTCAAACTGGTGGGCGACGGCAAATACGGAGCCCAGAATGACAAGGGGGAGTGGAACGGGATGGTCCGCGAGCTGATTGACCAC gttgcaGACCTCGCTGTGGCTCCCTTGACTATCACCTACGTTCGAGAGAAAGTCATCGACTTCTCGAAGCCCTTCATGACTTTAGGAATCAGCATCCTGTACCGAAAACCTAACGGAACAAATCCAGGCGTGTTCTCCTTCCTCAATCCCTTGTCTCCTGACATCTGGATGTACGTGCTGCTAGCCTGCACAGGAGTGAGCTGTGTGCTCTTTGTGATCGCTAG GTTTACTCCATATGAGTGGTACAACCCTCATCCATGCAACCCATCCTCCACTCTCATACAGAACAATTTCACTTTACTCAACAGTTTCTGGTTTGGAGTTGGGGCTCTCATGCGACAAG GTTCGGAGCTGATGCCTAAGGCTCTATCCACTCGAATAGTTGGGGGCATCTGGTGGTTCTTCACCTTAATTATCATCTCGTCCTACACGGCTAACTTGGCTGCCTTCCTCACCGTGGAGCGAATGGATGCGCCCATTGACTCAGCAGATGACCTGGCCAAGCAGACCAGGATTGAATACGGGGCAGTGAGGGATGGATCCACCATGACCTTCTTCAAG AAATCAAAGATCTCCACCTATGAGAAGATGTGGGCGTTCATGAGCAGCAGGAAGAACACGGCTCTTGTTAAGAACAACAGGGAGGGCATCACGAGGGTCCTGACCACAGACTACGCCATGCTGATGGAGTCCACCAGCATCGAATATATCAGCCAGAGAAACTGCAACCTCACTCAGATCGGAGGTCTGATAGACTCAAAGGGCTACGGAGTGGGAACACCTATTG GTTCGCCTTACAGGGATAAAGTGACCATCGCCATCCtccagctgcaggaggaggggaagcTGCACATGATGAAGGAGAAGTGGTGGCGAGGTAACGGCTGTCCAGAGGAGGACAACAAGGAAGCCAACGCTCTGGGCGTGGAAAACATCGGCGGCATCTTCATCGTCCTGGCTGCCGGTTTggttctctctgtgtttgtggcCATCGGGGAGTTCATCTACAAAGCCCGCAGGAACGCCGACATAGAGGAG gctttttgtttcttttatggGGTGCAGTCCCGTCAGTTCCAGCGGAGaggctccacctcctcctccggcACTTCCTTATCCACTGATCTGGAGAGCGGCAGGCTACTGGGAGATGACACAGACTAG
- the grik1a gene encoding glutamate receptor ionotropic, kainate 1 isoform X1: MLCHGVTICGEIARSTMEERKRLFFYLLLSAQLCLSSTQVLRIGGIFETRESELVSVDELAFKFAVNSINRNKTLMPNTTLTYDIQRINLFDGFEASRRVCDQLALGVVAVFGPSHSSSVSAVQSICNALEVPHIQTRWKHPSVDNKDTFFINLYPEYTAIARAILDVVTFFKWRKLTVVYEDSTGLMRMQELIKAPAKFNLKIKIRQLTPGNQDARPLLKELKKDKEFFILFDCSYRMAAELLKQLSSMGMMTEYYHFFFTTLDLFALDLEPYRYSGVNMTGFRLLNVDDPYVASTMDKWAMERLQGPKQESGLVDGIMTTDAALMYDAVFMVAVASQRATQMTVSSLQCHRHKPWRFGPRFMNLFKEAQWEGLTGHIVLNKTDGLRRDFDLDIISLKEDGTARGVTEGVSRLTKRWIKIAVWNSYKGMNLTESSRDKNNNVTDSLANRTLIVTTILENPYVMYKKSEKELSGNDRFEGYCLDLLKELSNILGFTYEVKLVGDGKYGAQNDKGEWNGMVRELIDHVADLAVAPLTITYVREKVIDFSKPFMTLGISILYRKPNGTNPGVFSFLNPLSPDIWMYVLLACTGVSCVLFVIARFTPYEWYNPHPCNPSSTLIQNNFTLLNSFWFGVGALMRQGSELMPKALSTRIVGGIWWFFTLIIISSYTANLAAFLTVERMDAPIDSADDLAKQTRIEYGAVRDGSTMTFFKKSKISTYEKMWAFMSSRKNTALVKNNREGITRVLTTDYAMLMESTSIEYISQRNCNLTQIGGLIDSKGYGVGTPIGSPYRDKVTIAILQLQEEGKLHMMKEKWWRGNGCPEEDNKEANALGVENIGGIFIVLAAGLVLSVFVAIGEFIYKARRNADIEECKSFSAMMEELGISLQCYKGVRRRSRPHSVARSACIFCQPKRTPKQEGGRRDSST, encoded by the exons ATGCTCTGTCATGGTGTCACTATCTGCGGTGAGATTGCCCGGAGCACTatggaggaaagaaagagactTTTCTTCTATCTTCTCCTCTCGGCGCAGCTCTGCCTGAGCTCTACACAAGTCCTTAGAATCG GTGGTATTTTTGAGACCCGGGAGAGTGAGTTAGTGAGTGTGGACGAGCTGGCGTTCAAGTTTGCTGTAAATAGCATAAACCGCAACAAGACCCTGATGCCCAACACCACACTGACCTACGACATCCAGAGGATCAACCTGTTCGATGGCTTTGAGGCTTCCAGGAGAG TGTGTGACCAGCTGGCTCTTGGGGTGGTTGCGGTGTTTGGCCCCTCTCACAGCTCTTCTGTCAGTGCTGTTCAGTCCATCTGCAATGCCCTGGAGGTCCCTCACATACAGACCCGCTGGAAACACCCATCAGTGGACAACAAAGACACTTTCTTCATCAACCTGTATCCAGAGTACACGGCCATCGCCAGGGCCATCCTGGACGTGGTCACATTCTTCAAATGGAGGAAGCTAACAGTGGTCTATGAGGACAGCACGG GTCTGATGCGGATGCAGGAACTGATCAAGGCTCCTGCCAAGTTCAACCTAAAGATTAAGATCCGCCAGCTGACCCCGGGTAACCAAGACGCCCGCCCGCTGCTCAAGGAactgaagaaagacaaagaattcTTTATACTTTTTGACTGCTCCTACCGTATGGCTGCAGAGCTCCTTAAGCAG CTTTCATCTATGGGAATGATGACGGAGTACTACCATTTCTTCTTCACGACTTTG GATTTGTTTGCGTTGGACTTGGAGCCGTACCGCTACAGCGGGGTCAACATGACTGGCTTCAGACTGCTGAATGTTGACGACCCATATGTGGCCTCAACCATGGACAAGTGGGCAATGGAAAGACTGCAGGGTCCCAAACAAGAGAGCGGCCTTGTGGATGGAATCATGACT ACAGACGCGGCCCTGATGTATGACGCCGTGTTCATGGTTGCTGTAGCATCCCAGCGAGCCACTCAAATGACCGTCAGCTCCCTGCAGTGTCACCGCCACAAACCCTGGCGCTTCGGACCTCGCTTCATGAACCTCTTCAAAGAG gcaCAGTGGGAGGGACTGACGGGGCACATTGTTCTTAATAAGACAGATGGCCTGAGGAGAGACTTTGATTTGGACATCATCAGCCTGAAAGAGGATGGCACTGCCAGG GGAGTTACGGAGGGTGTAAGTCGGCTCACGAAAAGATGGATCAAG ATTGCTGTGTGGAACTCGTACAAGGGGATGAACCTGACGGAGTCCAGCCGAGACAAGAATAACAATGTGACCGACTCCCTGGCTAACAGGACTCTTATTGTCACTACCATTCTG gaAAATCCGTATGTGATGTAtaaaaagtctgaaaaggagctgtCTGGGAATGATCGCTTCGAGGGATACTGCCTGGACCTTTTGAAAGAGCTCTCCAACATCTTGGGTTTTACGTATGAAGTCAAACTGGTGGGCGACGGCAAATACGGAGCCCAGAATGACAAGGGGGAGTGGAACGGGATGGTCCGCGAGCTGATTGACCAC gttgcaGACCTCGCTGTGGCTCCCTTGACTATCACCTACGTTCGAGAGAAAGTCATCGACTTCTCGAAGCCCTTCATGACTTTAGGAATCAGCATCCTGTACCGAAAACCTAACGGAACAAATCCAGGCGTGTTCTCCTTCCTCAATCCCTTGTCTCCTGACATCTGGATGTACGTGCTGCTAGCCTGCACAGGAGTGAGCTGTGTGCTCTTTGTGATCGCTAG GTTTACTCCATATGAGTGGTACAACCCTCATCCATGCAACCCATCCTCCACTCTCATACAGAACAATTTCACTTTACTCAACAGTTTCTGGTTTGGAGTTGGGGCTCTCATGCGACAAG GTTCGGAGCTGATGCCTAAGGCTCTATCCACTCGAATAGTTGGGGGCATCTGGTGGTTCTTCACCTTAATTATCATCTCGTCCTACACGGCTAACTTGGCTGCCTTCCTCACCGTGGAGCGAATGGATGCGCCCATTGACTCAGCAGATGACCTGGCCAAGCAGACCAGGATTGAATACGGGGCAGTGAGGGATGGATCCACCATGACCTTCTTCAAG AAATCAAAGATCTCCACCTATGAGAAGATGTGGGCGTTCATGAGCAGCAGGAAGAACACGGCTCTTGTTAAGAACAACAGGGAGGGCATCACGAGGGTCCTGACCACAGACTACGCCATGCTGATGGAGTCCACCAGCATCGAATATATCAGCCAGAGAAACTGCAACCTCACTCAGATCGGAGGTCTGATAGACTCAAAGGGCTACGGAGTGGGAACACCTATTG GTTCGCCTTACAGGGATAAAGTGACCATCGCCATCCtccagctgcaggaggaggggaagcTGCACATGATGAAGGAGAAGTGGTGGCGAGGTAACGGCTGTCCAGAGGAGGACAACAAGGAAGCCAACGCTCTGGGCGTGGAAAACATCGGCGGCATCTTCATCGTCCTGGCTGCCGGTTTggttctctctgtgtttgtggcCATCGGGGAGTTCATCTACAAAGCCCGCAGGAACGCCGACATAGAGGAG
- the grik1a gene encoding glutamate receptor ionotropic, kainate 1 isoform X4 produces the protein MLCHGVTICGEIARSTMEERKRLFFYLLLSAQLCLSSTQVLRIGGIFETRESELVSVDELAFKFAVNSINRNKTLMPNTTLTYDIQRINLFDGFEASRRVCDQLALGVVAVFGPSHSSSVSAVQSICNALEVPHIQTRWKHPSVDNKDTFFINLYPEYTAIARAILDVVTFFKWRKLTVVYEDSTGLMRMQELIKAPAKFNLKIKIRQLTPGNQDARPLLKELKKDKEFFILFDCSYRMAAELLKQLSSMGMMTEYYHFFFTTLDLFALDLEPYRYSGVNMTGFRLLNVDDPYVASTMDKWAMERLQGPKQESGLVDGIMTTDAALMYDAVFMVAVASQRATQMTVSSLQCHRHKPWRFGPRFMNLFKEAQWEGLTGHIVLNKTDGLRRDFDLDIISLKEDGTARIAVWNSYKGMNLTESSRDKNNNVTDSLANRTLIVTTILENPYVMYKKSEKELSGNDRFEGYCLDLLKELSNILGFTYEVKLVGDGKYGAQNDKGEWNGMVRELIDHVADLAVAPLTITYVREKVIDFSKPFMTLGISILYRKPNGTNPGVFSFLNPLSPDIWMYVLLACTGVSCVLFVIARFTPYEWYNPHPCNPSSTLIQNNFTLLNSFWFGVGALMRQGSELMPKALSTRIVGGIWWFFTLIIISSYTANLAAFLTVERMDAPIDSADDLAKQTRIEYGAVRDGSTMTFFKKSKISTYEKMWAFMSSRKNTALVKNNREGITRVLTTDYAMLMESTSIEYISQRNCNLTQIGGLIDSKGYGVGTPIGSPYRDKVTIAILQLQEEGKLHMMKEKWWRGNGCPEEDNKEANALGVENIGGIFIVLAAGLVLSVFVAIGEFIYKARRNADIEEAFCFFYGVQSRQFQRRGSTSSSGTSLSTDLESGRLLGDDTD, from the exons ATGCTCTGTCATGGTGTCACTATCTGCGGTGAGATTGCCCGGAGCACTatggaggaaagaaagagactTTTCTTCTATCTTCTCCTCTCGGCGCAGCTCTGCCTGAGCTCTACACAAGTCCTTAGAATCG GTGGTATTTTTGAGACCCGGGAGAGTGAGTTAGTGAGTGTGGACGAGCTGGCGTTCAAGTTTGCTGTAAATAGCATAAACCGCAACAAGACCCTGATGCCCAACACCACACTGACCTACGACATCCAGAGGATCAACCTGTTCGATGGCTTTGAGGCTTCCAGGAGAG TGTGTGACCAGCTGGCTCTTGGGGTGGTTGCGGTGTTTGGCCCCTCTCACAGCTCTTCTGTCAGTGCTGTTCAGTCCATCTGCAATGCCCTGGAGGTCCCTCACATACAGACCCGCTGGAAACACCCATCAGTGGACAACAAAGACACTTTCTTCATCAACCTGTATCCAGAGTACACGGCCATCGCCAGGGCCATCCTGGACGTGGTCACATTCTTCAAATGGAGGAAGCTAACAGTGGTCTATGAGGACAGCACGG GTCTGATGCGGATGCAGGAACTGATCAAGGCTCCTGCCAAGTTCAACCTAAAGATTAAGATCCGCCAGCTGACCCCGGGTAACCAAGACGCCCGCCCGCTGCTCAAGGAactgaagaaagacaaagaattcTTTATACTTTTTGACTGCTCCTACCGTATGGCTGCAGAGCTCCTTAAGCAG CTTTCATCTATGGGAATGATGACGGAGTACTACCATTTCTTCTTCACGACTTTG GATTTGTTTGCGTTGGACTTGGAGCCGTACCGCTACAGCGGGGTCAACATGACTGGCTTCAGACTGCTGAATGTTGACGACCCATATGTGGCCTCAACCATGGACAAGTGGGCAATGGAAAGACTGCAGGGTCCCAAACAAGAGAGCGGCCTTGTGGATGGAATCATGACT ACAGACGCGGCCCTGATGTATGACGCCGTGTTCATGGTTGCTGTAGCATCCCAGCGAGCCACTCAAATGACCGTCAGCTCCCTGCAGTGTCACCGCCACAAACCCTGGCGCTTCGGACCTCGCTTCATGAACCTCTTCAAAGAG gcaCAGTGGGAGGGACTGACGGGGCACATTGTTCTTAATAAGACAGATGGCCTGAGGAGAGACTTTGATTTGGACATCATCAGCCTGAAAGAGGATGGCACTGCCAGG ATTGCTGTGTGGAACTCGTACAAGGGGATGAACCTGACGGAGTCCAGCCGAGACAAGAATAACAATGTGACCGACTCCCTGGCTAACAGGACTCTTATTGTCACTACCATTCTG gaAAATCCGTATGTGATGTAtaaaaagtctgaaaaggagctgtCTGGGAATGATCGCTTCGAGGGATACTGCCTGGACCTTTTGAAAGAGCTCTCCAACATCTTGGGTTTTACGTATGAAGTCAAACTGGTGGGCGACGGCAAATACGGAGCCCAGAATGACAAGGGGGAGTGGAACGGGATGGTCCGCGAGCTGATTGACCAC gttgcaGACCTCGCTGTGGCTCCCTTGACTATCACCTACGTTCGAGAGAAAGTCATCGACTTCTCGAAGCCCTTCATGACTTTAGGAATCAGCATCCTGTACCGAAAACCTAACGGAACAAATCCAGGCGTGTTCTCCTTCCTCAATCCCTTGTCTCCTGACATCTGGATGTACGTGCTGCTAGCCTGCACAGGAGTGAGCTGTGTGCTCTTTGTGATCGCTAG GTTTACTCCATATGAGTGGTACAACCCTCATCCATGCAACCCATCCTCCACTCTCATACAGAACAATTTCACTTTACTCAACAGTTTCTGGTTTGGAGTTGGGGCTCTCATGCGACAAG GTTCGGAGCTGATGCCTAAGGCTCTATCCACTCGAATAGTTGGGGGCATCTGGTGGTTCTTCACCTTAATTATCATCTCGTCCTACACGGCTAACTTGGCTGCCTTCCTCACCGTGGAGCGAATGGATGCGCCCATTGACTCAGCAGATGACCTGGCCAAGCAGACCAGGATTGAATACGGGGCAGTGAGGGATGGATCCACCATGACCTTCTTCAAG AAATCAAAGATCTCCACCTATGAGAAGATGTGGGCGTTCATGAGCAGCAGGAAGAACACGGCTCTTGTTAAGAACAACAGGGAGGGCATCACGAGGGTCCTGACCACAGACTACGCCATGCTGATGGAGTCCACCAGCATCGAATATATCAGCCAGAGAAACTGCAACCTCACTCAGATCGGAGGTCTGATAGACTCAAAGGGCTACGGAGTGGGAACACCTATTG GTTCGCCTTACAGGGATAAAGTGACCATCGCCATCCtccagctgcaggaggaggggaagcTGCACATGATGAAGGAGAAGTGGTGGCGAGGTAACGGCTGTCCAGAGGAGGACAACAAGGAAGCCAACGCTCTGGGCGTGGAAAACATCGGCGGCATCTTCATCGTCCTGGCTGCCGGTTTggttctctctgtgtttgtggcCATCGGGGAGTTCATCTACAAAGCCCGCAGGAACGCCGACATAGAGGAG gctttttgtttcttttatggGGTGCAGTCCCGTCAGTTCCAGCGGAGaggctccacctcctcctccggcACTTCCTTATCCACTGATCTGGAGAGCGGCAGGCTACTGGGAGATGACACAGACTAG
- the grik1a gene encoding glutamate receptor ionotropic, kainate 1 isoform X3 — protein sequence MLCHGVTICGEIARSTMEERKRLFFYLLLSAQLCLSSTQVLRIGGIFETRESELVSVDELAFKFAVNSINRNKTLMPNTTLTYDIQRINLFDGFEASRRVCDQLALGVVAVFGPSHSSSVSAVQSICNALEVPHIQTRWKHPSVDNKDTFFINLYPEYTAIARAILDVVTFFKWRKLTVVYEDSTGLMRMQELIKAPAKFNLKIKIRQLTPGNQDARPLLKELKKDKEFFILFDCSYRMAAELLKQLSSMGMMTEYYHFFFTTLDLFALDLEPYRYSGVNMTGFRLLNVDDPYVASTMDKWAMERLQGPKQESGLVDGIMTTDAALMYDAVFMVAVASQRATQMTVSSLQCHRHKPWRFGPRFMNLFKEAQWEGLTGHIVLNKTDGLRRDFDLDIISLKEDGTARIAVWNSYKGMNLTESSRDKNNNVTDSLANRTLIVTTILENPYVMYKKSEKELSGNDRFEGYCLDLLKELSNILGFTYEVKLVGDGKYGAQNDKGEWNGMVRELIDHVADLAVAPLTITYVREKVIDFSKPFMTLGISILYRKPNGTNPGVFSFLNPLSPDIWMYVLLACTGVSCVLFVIARFTPYEWYNPHPCNPSSTLIQNNFTLLNSFWFGVGALMRQGSELMPKALSTRIVGGIWWFFTLIIISSYTANLAAFLTVERMDAPIDSADDLAKQTRIEYGAVRDGSTMTFFKKSKISTYEKMWAFMSSRKNTALVKNNREGITRVLTTDYAMLMESTSIEYISQRNCNLTQIGGLIDSKGYGVGTPIGSPYRDKVTIAILQLQEEGKLHMMKEKWWRGNGCPEEDNKEANALGVENIGGIFIVLAAGLVLSVFVAIGEFIYKARRNADIEECKSFSAMMEELGISLQCYKGVRRRSRPHSVARSACIFCQPKRTPKQEGGRRDSST from the exons ATGCTCTGTCATGGTGTCACTATCTGCGGTGAGATTGCCCGGAGCACTatggaggaaagaaagagactTTTCTTCTATCTTCTCCTCTCGGCGCAGCTCTGCCTGAGCTCTACACAAGTCCTTAGAATCG GTGGTATTTTTGAGACCCGGGAGAGTGAGTTAGTGAGTGTGGACGAGCTGGCGTTCAAGTTTGCTGTAAATAGCATAAACCGCAACAAGACCCTGATGCCCAACACCACACTGACCTACGACATCCAGAGGATCAACCTGTTCGATGGCTTTGAGGCTTCCAGGAGAG TGTGTGACCAGCTGGCTCTTGGGGTGGTTGCGGTGTTTGGCCCCTCTCACAGCTCTTCTGTCAGTGCTGTTCAGTCCATCTGCAATGCCCTGGAGGTCCCTCACATACAGACCCGCTGGAAACACCCATCAGTGGACAACAAAGACACTTTCTTCATCAACCTGTATCCAGAGTACACGGCCATCGCCAGGGCCATCCTGGACGTGGTCACATTCTTCAAATGGAGGAAGCTAACAGTGGTCTATGAGGACAGCACGG GTCTGATGCGGATGCAGGAACTGATCAAGGCTCCTGCCAAGTTCAACCTAAAGATTAAGATCCGCCAGCTGACCCCGGGTAACCAAGACGCCCGCCCGCTGCTCAAGGAactgaagaaagacaaagaattcTTTATACTTTTTGACTGCTCCTACCGTATGGCTGCAGAGCTCCTTAAGCAG CTTTCATCTATGGGAATGATGACGGAGTACTACCATTTCTTCTTCACGACTTTG GATTTGTTTGCGTTGGACTTGGAGCCGTACCGCTACAGCGGGGTCAACATGACTGGCTTCAGACTGCTGAATGTTGACGACCCATATGTGGCCTCAACCATGGACAAGTGGGCAATGGAAAGACTGCAGGGTCCCAAACAAGAGAGCGGCCTTGTGGATGGAATCATGACT ACAGACGCGGCCCTGATGTATGACGCCGTGTTCATGGTTGCTGTAGCATCCCAGCGAGCCACTCAAATGACCGTCAGCTCCCTGCAGTGTCACCGCCACAAACCCTGGCGCTTCGGACCTCGCTTCATGAACCTCTTCAAAGAG gcaCAGTGGGAGGGACTGACGGGGCACATTGTTCTTAATAAGACAGATGGCCTGAGGAGAGACTTTGATTTGGACATCATCAGCCTGAAAGAGGATGGCACTGCCAGG ATTGCTGTGTGGAACTCGTACAAGGGGATGAACCTGACGGAGTCCAGCCGAGACAAGAATAACAATGTGACCGACTCCCTGGCTAACAGGACTCTTATTGTCACTACCATTCTG gaAAATCCGTATGTGATGTAtaaaaagtctgaaaaggagctgtCTGGGAATGATCGCTTCGAGGGATACTGCCTGGACCTTTTGAAAGAGCTCTCCAACATCTTGGGTTTTACGTATGAAGTCAAACTGGTGGGCGACGGCAAATACGGAGCCCAGAATGACAAGGGGGAGTGGAACGGGATGGTCCGCGAGCTGATTGACCAC gttgcaGACCTCGCTGTGGCTCCCTTGACTATCACCTACGTTCGAGAGAAAGTCATCGACTTCTCGAAGCCCTTCATGACTTTAGGAATCAGCATCCTGTACCGAAAACCTAACGGAACAAATCCAGGCGTGTTCTCCTTCCTCAATCCCTTGTCTCCTGACATCTGGATGTACGTGCTGCTAGCCTGCACAGGAGTGAGCTGTGTGCTCTTTGTGATCGCTAG GTTTACTCCATATGAGTGGTACAACCCTCATCCATGCAACCCATCCTCCACTCTCATACAGAACAATTTCACTTTACTCAACAGTTTCTGGTTTGGAGTTGGGGCTCTCATGCGACAAG GTTCGGAGCTGATGCCTAAGGCTCTATCCACTCGAATAGTTGGGGGCATCTGGTGGTTCTTCACCTTAATTATCATCTCGTCCTACACGGCTAACTTGGCTGCCTTCCTCACCGTGGAGCGAATGGATGCGCCCATTGACTCAGCAGATGACCTGGCCAAGCAGACCAGGATTGAATACGGGGCAGTGAGGGATGGATCCACCATGACCTTCTTCAAG AAATCAAAGATCTCCACCTATGAGAAGATGTGGGCGTTCATGAGCAGCAGGAAGAACACGGCTCTTGTTAAGAACAACAGGGAGGGCATCACGAGGGTCCTGACCACAGACTACGCCATGCTGATGGAGTCCACCAGCATCGAATATATCAGCCAGAGAAACTGCAACCTCACTCAGATCGGAGGTCTGATAGACTCAAAGGGCTACGGAGTGGGAACACCTATTG GTTCGCCTTACAGGGATAAAGTGACCATCGCCATCCtccagctgcaggaggaggggaagcTGCACATGATGAAGGAGAAGTGGTGGCGAGGTAACGGCTGTCCAGAGGAGGACAACAAGGAAGCCAACGCTCTGGGCGTGGAAAACATCGGCGGCATCTTCATCGTCCTGGCTGCCGGTTTggttctctctgtgtttgtggcCATCGGGGAGTTCATCTACAAAGCCCGCAGGAACGCCGACATAGAGGAG